From a region of the Agromyces ramosus genome:
- the manA gene encoding mannose-6-phosphate isomerase, class I, with product MFVAIGNTPRDYAWGSTSAIAEFRGVAPSGGPEAELWLGAHAGSPARILGAASVGEPDLAAWIAADPATALGPELAEHGARLPFLLKLLAAAEPLSLQAHPTPEQARAGFAREEAEGVPVTAYDRNYRDQFHKPELVVAVSERFEALSGFRPLDEVAGVLQVLRDADAASEQPEPGALELLAARLGGADPLRDTVEWLLRDGRGGDTGEASWVTQRVTDLAASDVARRSPYAPSFETVGALAEVYPGDPGVVISLLLNRVTLQRGEALFLAAGNIHAYLAGLGIELMAASDNVLRGGLTPKHIDVTELLDVLDFTPIAPPRLPPAEVSAGVVAFRPDVPDFVLYQAEPGTGAARVRLDGPAIVLIEGPGVELRGATDGDAVTVARGDSVYVTPDEGELEITGPGIAWIATTGSLAASA from the coding sequence ATGTTTGTGGCGATCGGCAACACCCCGCGCGACTATGCATGGGGATCGACGAGCGCGATCGCGGAGTTCCGCGGCGTCGCCCCATCGGGCGGACCCGAGGCCGAGCTGTGGCTCGGTGCACATGCCGGGTCGCCGGCTCGCATCCTCGGGGCGGCATCCGTCGGCGAGCCCGACCTCGCCGCGTGGATCGCCGCCGATCCCGCAACCGCGCTCGGCCCCGAGCTCGCCGAGCACGGCGCCCGGCTCCCGTTCCTGTTGAAGCTCCTCGCCGCCGCCGAGCCGCTCTCGCTGCAGGCGCACCCGACGCCCGAGCAGGCTCGCGCCGGCTTCGCCCGCGAAGAGGCCGAGGGCGTGCCGGTCACGGCATACGACCGCAACTATCGTGACCAGTTCCACAAGCCCGAGCTCGTCGTCGCGGTGAGCGAGCGCTTCGAGGCGCTCTCAGGATTCCGTCCGCTCGACGAGGTCGCGGGCGTCCTCCAGGTGCTGCGCGATGCGGATGCCGCGTCGGAGCAGCCCGAGCCGGGCGCGCTCGAGCTGCTCGCCGCGAGACTGGGAGGAGCCGACCCGCTCCGCGACACCGTCGAGTGGCTGCTCCGCGACGGACGAGGCGGCGACACCGGCGAGGCGAGCTGGGTGACCCAGCGGGTCACCGATCTCGCGGCATCCGACGTCGCACGCCGCTCGCCGTACGCTCCGTCGTTCGAGACGGTCGGCGCGCTCGCCGAGGTGTACCCGGGCGACCCGGGAGTGGTCATCTCGCTCCTGCTCAACCGGGTGACGCTGCAGCGCGGCGAGGCGCTCTTCCTCGCGGCCGGCAACATCCACGCCTACCTCGCGGGGCTCGGCATCGAGCTCATGGCCGCGAGCGACAACGTGCTGCGCGGCGGCCTCACGCCGAAGCACATCGACGTGACGGAGCTGCTCGACGTGCTCGACTTCACGCCGATCGCGCCGCCGCGGCTGCCGCCCGCCGAGGTGTCGGCCGGGGTCGTCGCCTTCCGCCCCGACGTGCCCGACTTCGTGCTGTACCAGGCGGAGCCCGGCACGGGTGCCGCGCGCGTGCGCCTCGACGGCCCGGCGATCGTGCTCATCGAGGGCCCGGGTGTCGAACTCCGCGGCGCGACCGATGGCGATGCGGTCACGGTGGCTCGTGGTGACTCGGTCTACGTCACACCCGACGAGGGCGAGCTCGAGATCACCGGCCCGGGCATCGCCTGGATCGCGACGACGGGCTCGCTCGCGGCATCCGCTTGA
- a CDS encoding GlxA family transcriptional regulator has translation MLQTIACIAMPQMAPFEFGVICEVFGIDRSEQGGPTFDFHVVAAEPGPIPTKLGFDVVVHEGLEFARGADLVAVPAALIDEPVDERVAQVLRDAVERGAWVLSVCSGAFTLGRAGILDGRRATTHWMYTDLMAEMFPRTEVDPDVLFVQDGKVVTGAGTAAGIDAALHIVRTELGASAANIVARRMVVPPQRDGGQSQFIQTPVPECHSDSFAKVTEWMLEHLDHDLTVDVLARKALMSPRTFARRFRAETGTTPNAWLNRQRLLRAQQLLEETSLTLEEIARETGFGAAAVMRHHFLKVLQTTPTAYRRLFGMRVAS, from the coding sequence GTGCTCCAGACCATCGCCTGCATCGCCATGCCCCAGATGGCGCCCTTCGAGTTCGGTGTCATCTGCGAGGTGTTCGGCATCGACCGCAGTGAACAGGGCGGGCCCACCTTCGACTTCCACGTCGTCGCCGCCGAACCGGGTCCGATCCCGACGAAGCTCGGCTTCGACGTCGTGGTGCACGAGGGGCTCGAGTTCGCCCGAGGCGCCGACCTCGTGGCCGTGCCGGCCGCCCTCATCGACGAACCCGTCGACGAGCGGGTCGCCCAGGTGCTGCGCGACGCCGTCGAGCGCGGCGCATGGGTGCTGAGCGTCTGCTCCGGCGCCTTCACGCTCGGCCGGGCCGGCATCCTCGACGGGCGCCGCGCCACGACGCACTGGATGTACACCGACCTCATGGCCGAGATGTTCCCCCGCACCGAGGTCGACCCCGACGTGCTCTTCGTCCAAGACGGCAAGGTGGTCACAGGCGCCGGCACCGCGGCCGGCATCGACGCGGCACTGCACATCGTGCGCACCGAGCTCGGCGCGAGCGCCGCCAACATCGTCGCGCGCCGCATGGTCGTGCCGCCCCAGCGCGACGGCGGCCAGTCGCAGTTCATCCAGACCCCGGTGCCGGAATGCCACAGCGACTCGTTCGCGAAGGTCACCGAGTGGATGCTCGAGCACCTCGACCACGACCTCACCGTCGACGTGCTCGCCCGCAAGGCGCTCATGTCGCCACGCACCTTCGCTCGGCGATTCCGCGCCGAGACGGGCACCACGCCGAACGCCTGGCTCAACCGCCAGCGCCTCCTTCGCGCTCAGCAGCTGCTCGAAGAGACGTCCCTCACGCTCGAGGAGATCGCGCGCGAGACGGGCTTCGGCGCGGCCGCCGTCATGCGCCACCACTTCCTGAAGGTGCTGCAGACGACGCCCACCGCCTACCGCCGTCTCTTCGGTATGCGCGTGGCATCGTGA
- the galE gene encoding UDP-glucose 4-epimerase GalE codes for MSWLVTGGAGYIGAHVVRAFQAQGVDAVVIDDLSSGRHDFVPDGTAFVHGTILDGQLLESTIARYDVTGVVHLAGFKYAGVSVTRPLHTYQQNVTGTATLLAAMESRGVDRIVFSSSAAVYGTPDVDLVTEDTPRTPESPYGESKLIGEWLLADQARAAGLRHTSLRYFNVVGSGTSEVYDASPHNLFPLIFDALIEGRAPRINGDDYPTPDGTCVRDYIHVADLAEAHVVAARRLDAGEELAPVYNLGSGDGVSVGEIMRAVAEVTGVAFAPEIGPRRPGDPARIVASGERAARDLDWRMRHSLADMVASAWEARRAASVA; via the coding sequence ATGAGCTGGCTGGTCACCGGGGGAGCCGGGTACATCGGGGCGCACGTCGTGCGGGCGTTCCAGGCGCAGGGCGTCGACGCCGTCGTGATCGACGATCTCTCCTCGGGCCGCCACGACTTCGTCCCTGACGGCACGGCCTTCGTGCACGGCACGATCCTCGACGGGCAGCTCCTCGAGTCGACCATCGCCCGCTACGACGTCACCGGAGTCGTGCACCTCGCCGGTTTCAAGTACGCGGGCGTCTCGGTCACCCGGCCGCTCCATACGTATCAGCAGAACGTCACCGGCACCGCCACCCTCCTCGCCGCGATGGAGAGCCGCGGCGTCGACCGCATCGTGTTCTCCTCGAGTGCGGCCGTCTACGGCACGCCCGACGTCGACCTCGTCACCGAAGACACGCCGCGCACCCCCGAGTCGCCCTATGGCGAATCGAAGCTCATCGGCGAGTGGCTGCTCGCCGACCAGGCCCGCGCCGCCGGCCTGCGCCACACGAGCCTCCGCTACTTCAACGTCGTCGGGTCGGGAACGAGCGAGGTGTACGACGCGAGCCCCCACAACCTGTTCCCGCTCATCTTCGACGCCCTCATCGAGGGACGCGCCCCCCGCATCAACGGCGACGACTACCCGACCCCCGACGGCACGTGCGTCCGTGACTACATCCACGTCGCCGACCTCGCCGAGGCGCACGTGGTGGCCGCCCGCCGTCTCGACGCCGGCGAGGAGCTCGCACCCGTCTACAACCTCGGCTCGGGCGACGGCGTCTCCGTCGGCGAGATCATGCGCGCGGTTGCCGAGGTGACCGGCGTGGCGTTCGCGCCCGAGATCGGTCCGCGCCGCCCGGGCGACCCCGCGCGCATCGTGGCGTCGGGCGAGCGCGCCGCCCGCGACCTCGACTGGCGTATGCGGCACTCCCTCGCCGACATGGTCGCGAGTGCGTGGGAGGCCAGGCGCGCGGCATCCGTCGCCTGA
- a CDS encoding WhiB family transcriptional regulator yields the protein MGNPEYRSGVPDDWFVDPVRLGVPGVRPGIADDNPLAWQSDALCAQTDPEAFFPEKGGSTRDAKKICTGCEVRSQCLEYALGNDERFGIWGGLSERERRKLRKRAV from the coding sequence ATGGGCAATCCTGAATATCGTTCTGGAGTACCTGACGATTGGTTCGTCGATCCGGTGAGGTTGGGCGTTCCGGGGGTTCGTCCGGGCATCGCAGACGACAATCCACTGGCGTGGCAGAGCGACGCGTTGTGTGCACAGACCGATCCCGAGGCGTTCTTCCCTGAAAAGGGCGGATCGACGAGGGACGCGAAGAAGATCTGCACCGGATGCGAGGTGCGTTCGCAGTGCCTCGAGTACGCACTCGGGAACGATGAGCGTTTCGGCATCTGGGGCGGCCTGTCAGAGCGCGAGCGACGGAAGCTCCGCAAACGAGCGGTCTGA
- a CDS encoding glycosyltransferase, with protein MFPRVTAILVVHRGGDRLRRSLDALRAQERTPDALVVVLTEAEPDAREQAAAAGATHVVELSQRLSFGEAVRAGERALEAPASDADALWLLAEDTAPGPAALATLLAALETGKSVAVVGPKLLEWDAPDRIATLGRSITRLGHAVTLVEDELDQGQHDGLSDVLGLDPAAILLRHSVWRALDGFDPALPTVDDALDFSIRARLAGHRVAVVPTAKTLFAADGVAGPPGGSRAKTVRKRHRAARAAALHRRLVYAPAPAVPVHWLTFLPLALIRSVRLLLVKSPGTIPGELSAALATMFSGMRVARARRTLKSARTVGWSAIAPLRVQPDEMRRRQQQAAEARRIRARGRKHELQFLDTGGGWVLLVSVAASVALFSWLIGASGLRGGGLLPLSGDPAVLWRNAAYGWRDLGVGFVGAADPFAGVLAVLGSLTFWAPSFALVLLWLLAVPAAALGAWFAASRLTERGSLRALAAALWALAPSFLTALGDGRPAPVLAHILLAWLAFAVFGAATSWAAAATASLLFAAVIAAAPSLAPALLIGWVVALAVSGRAAARLAGLPIPAVVLAAPLVIAQLGRGTPLALLADPGVPLGSAEPTIWQLALGFPAAPWAEWADVVAATDIDPRLLVTALVAPLAIAAIAAVLAPGIRAAALTLGAAALGFATAVAAAQLAVATAGAEAVALWTGPGLSLEWLGLTLAAVVALGALRRGGALIAALVAACIVAVMLPMAIAIGTSSVAVSAAAERTLPAFVGAEAESDPRVTTLRIVPQPDGGIRSTLERGAGATLDEQSTLAQTSEELSPDEQELATVAGNLASRSGFDPEAAVREFGVSFVLLAEPDDDDRAAVDTGQRARTALDGNPALVGVGETDFGTLWRFSAAEPDAPAAQIPAGAGGWLAIVITVVQVIVIGATLLLSIPTGAGRETDRRPVRPARRRGRAKAAATVAVDDVDHVDDVEADGAAEADAEAAETDVEPEVEAASDVGSTTETGASRELDGAPERAAEPEPDAAPERDPAPHPDPGDGADDAPSADEATAAAAAPGQPKGDEDADAR; from the coding sequence ATGTTCCCCAGAGTCACCGCCATCCTCGTCGTGCACCGCGGCGGCGACCGCCTCCGGCGTTCCCTCGATGCGCTTCGCGCGCAAGAGCGCACGCCCGACGCCCTCGTCGTCGTTCTCACCGAAGCCGAACCCGACGCCCGAGAACAGGCTGCCGCAGCCGGTGCGACCCACGTCGTGGAGCTCTCGCAGCGGCTCTCGTTCGGTGAGGCGGTGCGAGCGGGTGAACGGGCGCTCGAGGCGCCGGCCTCCGACGCCGATGCCCTCTGGCTCCTCGCCGAGGACACCGCGCCCGGACCTGCCGCGCTGGCCACGCTCCTCGCCGCGCTCGAGACGGGCAAGTCCGTCGCGGTCGTCGGCCCCAAGCTCCTCGAGTGGGATGCGCCCGACCGCATCGCGACGCTCGGTCGCTCGATCACGCGGCTCGGCCACGCGGTGACGCTCGTCGAAGACGAACTCGACCAGGGCCAGCACGACGGACTCAGCGACGTGCTGGGACTCGATCCCGCGGCGATTCTCCTGCGGCACTCGGTCTGGCGCGCGCTCGACGGCTTCGATCCGGCGCTTCCGACCGTCGACGATGCCCTCGACTTCTCGATCCGAGCGCGACTGGCCGGGCACCGAGTCGCGGTCGTCCCCACCGCGAAGACGCTCTTCGCCGCCGACGGTGTCGCTGGGCCGCCCGGCGGCAGCCGTGCCAAGACCGTCAGGAAACGGCATCGCGCGGCACGGGCCGCAGCCCTCCACCGCCGGCTCGTCTACGCTCCGGCACCAGCGGTGCCGGTGCACTGGCTCACCTTCCTCCCGCTCGCCCTCATCCGTTCGGTCCGGCTCCTCCTCGTCAAGTCGCCGGGCACCATCCCCGGCGAGCTCTCCGCTGCGCTCGCCACGATGTTCTCCGGCATGCGGGTCGCCCGCGCGAGGCGCACGCTGAAGTCGGCTCGCACCGTCGGCTGGTCGGCGATCGCGCCGCTCCGCGTGCAGCCCGACGAGATGCGCAGGCGGCAGCAGCAGGCCGCCGAGGCGCGTCGCATCCGCGCCCGCGGACGCAAGCACGAGCTGCAGTTCCTCGACACGGGTGGCGGCTGGGTGCTGCTCGTGTCCGTCGCGGCATCCGTCGCCCTGTTCTCGTGGCTCATCGGGGCGTCGGGCCTTCGCGGCGGCGGCCTCCTGCCGCTCTCGGGAGACCCGGCGGTGCTGTGGCGCAATGCGGCGTACGGCTGGCGCGACCTCGGCGTGGGCTTCGTCGGTGCCGCTGATCCGTTCGCCGGGGTTCTCGCGGTGCTCGGCTCGCTGACGTTCTGGGCGCCCTCCTTCGCGCTCGTGCTTCTCTGGCTGCTCGCCGTGCCCGCCGCGGCCCTCGGTGCCTGGTTCGCGGCCTCGCGGCTCACCGAGCGAGGATCGCTGCGCGCCCTGGCCGCGGCGCTCTGGGCGCTCGCGCCGAGCTTCCTCACCGCGCTCGGCGACGGCCGGCCGGCTCCCGTGCTCGCCCACATCCTGCTCGCCTGGCTCGCCTTCGCCGTGTTCGGCGCCGCCACGTCGTGGGCGGCGGCGGCGACCGCATCACTGCTGTTCGCCGCCGTGATCGCCGCGGCACCGAGCCTCGCCCCGGCACTCCTCATCGGCTGGGTGGTGGCGCTCGCCGTCAGCGGCCGGGCGGCGGCGCGACTCGCGGGCCTGCCGATTCCCGCGGTGGTGCTCGCCGCGCCGCTCGTGATCGCCCAACTCGGGCGGGGCACGCCGCTCGCACTCCTCGCCGACCCCGGCGTGCCGCTCGGAAGCGCGGAGCCGACCATCTGGCAGCTGGCGCTCGGCTTCCCGGCCGCGCCCTGGGCGGAGTGGGCCGACGTCGTCGCCGCCACCGACATCGACCCGCGACTGCTCGTCACCGCCCTCGTGGCGCCACTCGCGATCGCCGCCATCGCGGCCGTGCTCGCGCCGGGCATCCGCGCTGCGGCACTCACCCTCGGCGCAGCCGCGCTCGGCTTCGCCACCGCGGTCGCCGCCGCGCAGCTCGCGGTCGCGACCGCGGGCGCCGAAGCCGTCGCGCTGTGGACCGGACCCGGATTGAGTCTTGAATGGCTCGGCCTCACGCTCGCCGCCGTGGTGGCGCTCGGGGCGCTCCGGCGGGGCGGCGCGCTCATCGCCGCGCTCGTGGCGGCCTGCATCGTGGCGGTCATGCTGCCCATGGCGATCGCCATCGGGACGTCGTCGGTGGCCGTCTCGGCGGCGGCTGAGCGCACGCTGCCCGCCTTCGTCGGCGCCGAGGCGGAGTCCGACCCGCGCGTCACGACCTTGCGCATCGTGCCGCAGCCCGATGGCGGCATCCGCTCGACCCTCGAGCGCGGGGCCGGTGCGACCCTCGACGAGCAGTCCACGCTCGCCCAGACGAGTGAGGAACTGAGCCCCGACGAGCAAGAGCTCGCGACGGTCGCCGGAAACCTCGCCTCGCGGAGCGGTTTCGATCCGGAGGCGGCGGTGCGTGAGTTCGGCGTCTCGTTCGTGCTGCTCGCCGAGCCCGACGACGACGACCGGGCCGCCGTCGACACCGGCCAACGTGCACGCACCGCCCTCGACGGAAATCCGGCGCTCGTCGGCGTCGGCGAGACCGACTTCGGCACGCTCTGGCGATTCAGCGCTGCTGAGCCGGATGCCCCGGCCGCGCAGATCCCCGCCGGTGCGGGCGGCTGGCTCGCCATCGTGATCACCGTCGTGCAGGTCATCGTGATCGGCGCCACGCTCCTGCTGTCGATTCCGACCGGGGCGGGGCGGGAAACCGACCGGAGGCCGGTGCGCCCCGCTCGACGCCGAGGCCGCGCCAAGGCCGCTGCGACGGTCGCCGTCGACGACGTCGACCACGTCGACGACGTCGAGGCGGACGGGGCGGCCGAAGCCGATGCCGAGGCTGCCGAGACCGATGTGGAACCCGAGGTGGAGGCCGCGAGCGACGTCGGTTCCACGACCGAGACGGGCGCATCACGCGAGCTGGATGGCGCGCCCGAGCGGGCTGCTGAGCCGGAGCCGGATGCCGCGCCCGAGCGGGACCCCGCACCCCACCCCGATCCAGGCGACGGTGCCGACGACGCGCCATCCGCCGATGAGGCGACCGCCGCCGCGGCGGCGCCCGGCCAGCCGAAGGGAGACGAAGATGCGGATGCCCG